In the Necator americanus strain Aroian chromosome X, whole genome shotgun sequence genome, AAAGCATTATCGCTCTATCTGTGGCTGCAGGTAGACAGAGTACGAGACGTCCTTATTAAGAAGTTGCAATCTAAGATATAATTTTGGCCACAACACTCTTGTAAACTCACTAATTTCcataaaaagtaagtaaaagtaACTTCTCTGTCTCTAACAATCCGCTTGGCATGGGCGAACCCGTTTTGCACCAGttcgtgatcgttgaggtCCTGGAGACACCGAAGAGATGAGAGGATTGGTTGACAGTAGGACGGTACCGAACCATCGAACTTTTGTCCTATACCTTAGTACGTATTTGTGGTACTATTTAAGGTATATTTCTACTTCACAGTTACTTTTTTCACACAGTTTCACGGACGACACGTCATGTCACTTGTAAGCTTCATGTAGGTGAAGCCTGAAATGTCCTCGTATGTCCATTTTTCATATCGTATTTAAGAACCAATATGTTACCTACAACGTACCTTCAAGGTTAGGTGCCAGCTTCAACGAAAAAAGCCGGCTGCTCGCTTTGTGGTTATCATCAGCACAAATGGATTTTCTTGTAACGAGGACACGGTTGACTTTGCGCCGATGACATCCATTCGCTCCTGGTGTTAGTGGATAACATGGGCGCAAAGTCAACCGCTTCCTCGTTACAAGAAAGTCCTGAAAACCAACAGAAATTTCATATACAGTTaaaataacataacataacaatttttcttatgTAAAAAATTATAGCACTGAGATCGCAGCAGAGGCAAATTTGTTGTTATCTATTCTCATCATGCCAGCTTACAAGCATTGACAGCCAACGACCAGAAATGGTCGTAATGGTGTATGACATACGacatgagaaaaaatacacaCAAAATAACATGACACGTAGTATCtgcaatttttataaattaccAAGTAGGGATTAATGGAAATGGGCGTAGTGGTTAGTTAATTGTGCACAGTGGGCTCAAATCTACAGTTCGATTCTGTTCTGAACACTCTTTGTCTGAATATCCAGCAAAGAACCTCATTATTCAAATTCTGCTTGAAGAAACCAGAATGAAATAACATCTGCAATCCCAAGGGACCTTTTCTAGCAGTTCGCAGCACCTCTGTTGCTCGCGAGGTCCCTTACTGTTAAGACGAAAATGAATGCTGAAATGACTAACATCAGTAACAAGTTTTATTTACAATCGGTTCTCTTGTGCAAGCAAGCTTCGAAGAAGCATAAATGAAGGATAACATGATAACCAGGAAAAAATGTTACGTAGTATTAGATGattacatacattataaaacattacaataacaatactaaataattacataaatTGTGAAGTATTAGATTTATTTTCAGGTGTAGGAGAGCATGGATGCTCCAACattctgttttgaaaatatacaATGTGTTGACAATGTAAAAATGAGACTTCATAGGTTCGACACCcggctgagtcaaatttttgcagaagaaactttttgcaaaagaactctagaaacttgaaatcacttcaaacaaatgaagaatttaattatacgATAATTGCCTGATGGCATAGTGCATCGTATCACAATCAGTGCATTCGAATACCCTCGAATCAGGACCTGCACAATCAGGTTTTTGCCGAACTCCTTGAACTCAAGGTTGTACCTAAAGTTCAAGGAGTTCGCACCTACTTAGAATACCTTGACAGGataaatgcagaaaaagaagGCAGAATCAGCGCAAATCATCAAAGTGATGTATTTTGTGATTAGTATCAttgatctccctcactagagggatcacagccggttagtcgcgaggctacgtggcgcgtccccgggtggcggatagggggctaatcgcggaccaaaagcgaccttgcgcttgcccagagacgcaggtggattcaggggatggactccctgtttttgttgagccaggactgactcatgacatccttgtatcccgcacgtcggtccggccaaaagcctgcaatcaagtgactgggaggtgcaagggaggcggtttggagtcgcctccaacaaataagctccacatgtccacaccgggagaacgaaagttctcccagaaactcatgggactagaggcttgcaacctgcccatgggttttaaaatttttaagcaaaacacagtaatagaaaagagtctcctgattccggaggaaagcctggtacggtagcgccaggtaggacggggttgcaggagtcatgtaggctaccaaaacggaaaaggactaggatggcgatctgtacttataacgcacgtacgcttgcatcggaagcggccatcgaagatctgatgatgcaagccaagaagatcaagtacgacgtcatcggactgaccgagacgagacgacgtcaccctctcaacgccgtatatgaaactggagaagaactgttcttaggaacatgcgacagtagaggtgttggtggagttggcgttctcgtcaacacgagtatggcaaagaacatcgactcttttgaacaacttacgacccgaatcggacgtctgcggatgagaagatgtggcccaataccagctttgactatcttcgtcgtttacgctccaacatcaagctacgaagaagaagaagtcgaagctttctatatggacctggagaagttctaccaagaagatcatgccttctacaaggtcatagttggcgatttcaacgctaaggttggcccaagaagaacgccggaggaacttcacatcgggacccacggcctacaatggaatgaccaggagAGAGGCTcgccgagttcatcatgacgactaagaccatccatgggaactcgcaatttcagaagccctcttctttacgctggacgtgggagtcacccggtggagggtaccgtaatgaaatagaccacatcatcgtcaataaaaggttctgcctgacggacgtcggtgttgtaccaaagttctatacgggatcggaccatcgcctcctccgtggaagattttccttcacaaggagagcacagaaagccgccaagttcagagagagaaattccaggactaccatcaactgggatctcttcgctacgctggccggcttttgggaagattctgcaatggacaacatcgacgaggaatatgaccggcttgtcgaacaccttcacgactgcgcgaagaaggctgagagttttaaaaccaccaggaggcgcctgtctcttgaaactcttgagctgatacgccagcccgagctccgagctcgcaaggctttgccgagaggcgataaaggaagaccttaaagagagaagagcagaagtgctggctgaagctgcagaggcggggaaaagcatccgctatgcccgccgagacttcgccagtcgcaagacgaggatgactgctctccggaacctaaagggaacagccattgcatcgagaagggggatggagaaaatcatctacgacttctactctgatctcttcgacagccatgtccacttgcctcctcaccatctgagggaagatggacaagtcattccagaggttctcccgtacgaaatacgacatgctatcatgtcggtaagaaatcgtacggcacccgttcctgacagaataagaccagaacacctgaagagccttccgccagcactcatcaacaccctggcaaggctctttacacgttatctggcGGAATgtaaggttcctaaacagtggaagagcagtaagaccgtgttgttgtataaaaagggagatccacatgacatcggcaactatcgcccaatctgcctactgtccgtcatctacaagctctttacaagagtaatctttaataagattgaaaaagtcttggatgaaggacagccatgcgagcaagcagggtttcgaaaaggattcagcacgattgaccacattcacactgtttcgaaactcatcgaggtatcacgagagtacaagataccgctctgtctcaccttcatcgacttaaagaaggctttcgactcggttgagacggaagcggtgtggaagccttggacaaccaaggcgtccctactcagtatattaaggtacttcgagagttgtacagtaacttcacaaccggaatttcgccattctacaagaacatcatcattgacgtgaagaggggggtccgacagggtgatacaatttcacccaaaatattcacagccaccctcgagaacgcaatgcgaaagttggaataggacgacatgggagtgaaggttgatggtcggcagctacaccatttgcgctttgctgatgacatcgtactggtaacacctagcatcagccaagcggaacgaatgctgaccgaattcgacgaaacatgtggatgcatcggtcttcagctgaatctacaaaagacgatgttcatgcggaacggatgggtctcggatgccccattcacgctcaacggaacgaacatatccgaatgcatcagctacgtttatctgggtcgggaactgaacatgatgaacgacctaacccccgagctgggcaggaggagacgagctgcttggggagcgtaaaagagcatcgaggatgtggtaaagaagaccaggaactcccggctccgtgctcacctcttcaacaccaccgtacttcctgctttgacctacgcttcggaaacctgggcatttcgcaagcaggaagaaaacgcggtgagtgtcattgaacgcgcaattgagagatgatgctaggagtatcccgtttgaCGCAAGTAAGGGACTTCGAAGTCCTatctacgtcagcgatcgaagattagagacgccacCGCGTTTGCTaaagaaagtaaaacaaggtgggccggacacgtgatgcgctttgatgacaaccgttggaccagagccgtgagcgactgggttccccgcgatattaagcgcactacaggaagaccgccgacccgatggtcagatttcttcacgaagtccttgaaagaaaaatatgatgctcttcgtgtcccacgcgaaaggaggaaccactgggctactctggcacgcgatcgggacaaatggaagaattactggcgcccgctcgaccagttcgaagatcaacgggagtcaaggtgatcaagatgATCATTGATTACCACAGTTCTGTTCATTTCCATAGATTGCGAATAGAGGATTTTGATCATCTCCTCTGACTCCAGTTTTACCTCTTCCCTGCTCATCACCGGTCGCATCAATATTGTTGGTCAATATTGTTGTCGCTGTTTATATTGCTGGTCGGTCCCGCCGTGCCGCCAACATTCAAATATTAACAGGTTCAAAATGCGCGTCTTTCATTGATATTCCACCAGTAAGATGTACGATACGAGTTCGCGGGGTGTGAGCAACACGGAGAACAACTTAAGAAAAAGAGTTAGTTACCCGATGACATTAAATTAGATGGTTCATGGATTTGTGACTGTTGCCGGGCACTATAGAGGGACAATCTTAGGCTTTGGGTGTTCAAAAATAGTCTGCTTGAATAATCATTGACTTGAAGAAGTGCGAAAATAGGTTGAAAAAGTGTGAGCATCATTTTAAGGAGATTTAACTGCTATAGGTGCCGGTCGTTATCATTTTCTTGGGCAACCTAACCTTGATTAGTATAACGTAACACAAAACAGAATCTcctatttccaaaaattagtATCTCCAAAATCTATTGATCTTTCCTCTTCATGGAGGTAGACGATTTCTGCCAAGACACTTATTGGTCGCATGGTGGGAAAAGATTGTAAGCGATAGCGGAGAAGACATGCTTGTTAAATTTGTcgtataatatttatttttaaagaaagttaGGTAGAAGAACTCTGCAAAATTATGTTACGACCCAGCAGTTCTCCTTTTTCATCTTGATATCAGTGGCTAATGTGACAAATTTCCGAAATTTAATCCTTTAAAGCTTTGAACGCTTTAAGAAATTTCCCTTTGAAATCTCAGAATTTCTTAAGGAATTGGTTTAGGTTCGAAGTAAATTCATTACGCTTGTGCgctaatgaaaaatatttcgacATTACTAATGTATAAATCCAAATTTTGCCTTGTAAAACTTTTAATCAAGAGGGCATGTTAAAAGTTAGCTGGAAAACTCTGTGTGCAAATTAACTTACCTGAAACTAGAAGATATTCGTAATAGTAACGTTTAGCAGCAGAGAATTTTCGTTTCCATTGTGACGAAAAAAACGGAACGAGAGACTATGGCTAACTGACATCTGTCTCGCTTACATATCTTTGATATTTTGGTCTTATTTTCGATGtaattcgaagaaaatgatAAGACAGGTAGATAATGAGAATCTACTAGTCTTTCTCACAACATCAGCACAATTTTCCTGAGGTAAAATAGAATTTGATCTTTCTACTCCCGCCCTGCAGTTGTTGAGGCTACTAGCTTATCACACTGAAAAGATAGGTAAGTAATATAGAGTACAGAGACTGAACTCTATTTTACCTATCTTTTCAGTAAGCTGTTGCTCACCATGCTTAGTACCGGGAAATTCCTGGATTCCTGTTAATTTCAGAGTCATGAACATTTCCCACTTCTTATCCTTGTTTTCGCCCTACGTGGTAAAGAACCTGACGGAGATTTCATTTTGATCGGAGTTCCAAACAAGTTATCTGGTAATAAGATATCCTGAGAACGAAGGGATGAGCCTTATTTTCGATGGCAGGATGTGCTGTTTTTGCCTACAAGAGTCCATCAGGACAACTGTGTTACTGCATTCCAGCAGGACTTGTCAGTGAACTTTTTGATCATGAAGCTTGATCGAGTTTCCAATGTCCTTTTCAGCTAACCAACCCTTCTCCGTGGAGTTTAGCTCTCGCTTTAAAGAAACTTCTATGatatgcttaaaggcatctacccactaatctggggtggtgcgggtttcaggtgggttaagCCTACACGGAGTtttagattatgaagagaagggtgactccgtccattctttctaattcccgtagaaaagagcctggaagatacggcttcaagcgttccggcgcgctattttctacaacgaattcgattggagcgcgccagccttgtgtacgcgccgcatcttccgggccgttttctacggcaattagaaagagatggacggaatcaccacctctccataatctacgaccccgtataggaactctccacctgaaatccgtaccacctcagattcgtggattgatgcctttaacaagaaCAACAGAAACAGTGTAACCCGTTCCCATGTAGTCATACACTTGCAGATATGTGACTTTGCATCGGCATTTTGTTCAATGCTTGTTCAATGCTGATTACCGAACGTGCTCCTTTTTAGCGTTAAGGAGTTGATCTCTTTGAGATCCAGTCTCTCGAGTATGTCTTCGGCTATGGAACCTGCCGTATCCACCAGTAATGTGTACCCGTACGCGGGTATTTTTAAGTGGatcgaaaaaaagtggtttctCCTACAAAGACGTTGTTCCTTCTATTACCGTTTTTAGCTGTATTCTTTATAAACAATAACTTCATAACTTCATAGACAGCGTGTTCGGTTACTTGTTGGTGTTATTCTATCGCTGTCGAGAAAACAAGATGTTGTCTATCTCGGTTTCCGATCCCTCGGATGGATTTGCGTGCGTGGTTTCACCATGGCGAAAATCGCATTCGATATTGGTTTTCCTGAGCCCGGAGTCTGGAGCATCTCGGAGATTGAGGTGTGGTGGCCGGCAGTGCTACACACTCTGCAAGCTCTTTTTGTGCAGTTGTTAGCCATGTGACCTGTGTTTCTGCAGTTCCAACATTAAGGTAAGTTCTTCATTTGTTCAATTCTTTGCTCATGCGTTTAGAACTGTTAGTAATTTTTAGATGAATGACCCCTTTTTTGGTAGCGGTAGCTTTCGTTTCGCAAGTGAATCAATTCTGACTCAGATGAAGTTCATGATAAGCGGAGCTCTTCTGCTGCTGCTACTGATTCTTTAGCTTCTGGCCGGAGTTCCATGTGACGACGAATGTCCGGTTCCGTTTGGACGTAGTTGTCAATTCTTTTTCCCAGAATCTTTGGCGTTGTTCCATATTTCTGCTCTTGAGGATTCCTGTTTTTCTCGGAGGGTGTGTCGTTGGATTGCATCAGTAAGTTACGAAAGAATTGGCTCCTGAAGCAGAGCCACTATTACTACTCGATCTACTATTACTTTTAGCTGAAGTTGGTTTACGATGGATGAGATTCGTCGCATAACCTTTTTTGATCCTCCATTTTCCTGTACCGAGCTCTCGTCTTATCTAAAAACCCCACCTGGGTAGCTAAAAACTGTGTATTACCGTATTTAGATTTTATGTTCCACTGTTAATTGCTATGTTTGCCCGCTGATCTTGAAAATGGTCGTGATTCAGTGATCGTGCCGCGCGACTCTTGGATCACGAGCAAAATCCAACAGCGCCAATTTATTAGCTCATACTTAGATGGTTAAACCCACTCAAATACAAAAACCTACTAACACGCACAGCAACATTGttaaatgaatgaaggaaaaagtgaattgaagtgaaacagAGTAATAACTGAGTGAACTGATCAACTAGCGGATACAAGGAATCGCACAGACAATACCGTAGTAATGCAAAGAGCTAATCAAAATCAAAGGAACCAAAATAAGAATCTGGGATTTAAAACAAGGCACTAAACCGAAAGGAATAAAGGAAATCTACACAGGAGCAGAGTGCAAAACGCGAATGatgaatagaacaaaaaattgaagcaatGCTGAAGAGCAAAACTTAAGCAGAGAAATGGAAGGCGATGTAATACTTGACATTTTTCAGAGTCTTTTCATAGATTTGCAACGGACTAAGTCCTACAGATGCTTTCACTTCGACAACATCACATTTTTCTGTATTCTACATTTCTAAAAGTCTACAAGATCACATCCGCGATGCTCCAGCCTGCAACTTAGTTGGCGAGTCGTAGCTATCTCTCCAGATCTGCCAGCTGGTCTTTTCGTTCACACAAACCATCTCGAGCCGGATTTGGCTTTCTTTTAGGAAGATCACAGATTGCAGAGTGATGATCAGAATAGTGACAATGAAAACAGCGGGCATGGAACCTCTTACATCTGTTCTTGTCACAGTAGCAGTTGTCTTGCAGTAGTCTTCTTGGCAACAGACGCAGGTCTTTCGTTCAGCAACAAGGCGCCGCCTATCCTCGACTAAGGGAACAACGAAGCACGAATCAGCAAAACCAAAGCAGTGGAATGAAAGACGAAGAGTCGCTTGACAGTCAGTTTTTATATCCTCTTCATAGATGTCCAACGAGATTAGTTCTATAGAAGCGTTCAACTCGACAACATTACATTTTTCTGTGTTCTACATTGCTAAAGTCTACAAGTTACTAAGAGCGTACAAGATCGCAATCGCGATAGATCTCACATTTCTTGAGCGACTCCATGTTGTACGTGGCAGCGCGGGAGTTtcatat is a window encoding:
- a CDS encoding hypothetical protein (NECATOR_CHRX.G22016.T1) — its product is MAICTYNARTLASEAAIEDLMMQAKKIKYDVIGLTETRRRHPLNAVYETGEELFLGTCDSRGVGGVGVLVNTSMAKNIDSFEQLTTRIGRLRMRRCGPIPALTIFVVYAPTSSYEEEEVEAFYMDLEKFYQEDHAFYKVIVGDFNAKVGPRRTPEELHIGTHGLQWNDQERGSPSSS
- a CDS encoding hypothetical protein (NECATOR_CHRX.G22017.T1) → MLFPASAASASTSALLSLRSSFIASRQSLASSELGLAYQLKSFKRQAPPGGFKTLSLLRAVVKVFDKPVIFLVDVVHCRIFPKAGQRSEEIPVDGSPGISLSELGGFLCSPCEGKSSTEEAMVRSRIELWYNTDVRQAEPFIDDDVVYFITVPSTG
- a CDS encoding hypothetical protein (NECATOR_CHRX.G22018.T2); the protein is MTALRNLKGTAIASRRGMEKIIYDFYSDLFDSHVHLPPHHLREDGQVIPEVLPYEIRHAIMSVRNRTAPVPDRIRPEHLKSLPPALINTLARLFTRYLAECKVPKQWKSSKTVLLYKKGDPHDIGNYRPICLLSVIYKLFTRVIFNKIEKVLDEGQPCEQAGFRKGFSTIDHIHTVSKLIEVSREYKIPLCLTFIDLKKAFDSVETEAVWKPWTTKASLLSILRYFESCTVTSQPEFRHSTRTSSLT
- a CDS encoding hypothetical protein (NECATOR_CHRX.G22018.T1), translating into MEKIIYDFYSDLFDSHVHLPPHHLREDGQVIPEVLPYEIRHAIMSVRNRTAPVPDRIRPEHLKSLPPALINTLARLFTRYLAECKVPKQWKSSKTVLLYKKGDPHDIGNYRPICLLSVIYKLFTRVIFNKIEKVLDEGQPCEQAGFRKGFSTIDHIHTVSKLIEVSREYKIPLCLTFIDLKKAFDSVETEAVWKPWTTKASLLSILRYFESCTVTSQPEFRHSTRTSSLT
- a CDS encoding hypothetical protein (NECATOR_CHRX.G22019.T1), with the protein product MGVKVDGRQLHHLRFADDIVLVTPSISQAERMLTEFDETCGCIGLQLNLQKTMFMRNGWVSDAPFTLNGTNISECISYVYLGRELNMMNDLTPELGRRRRAAWGA
- a CDS encoding hypothetical protein (NECATOR_CHRX.G22020.T1), which produces MRFDDNRWTRAVSDWVPRDIKRTTGRPPTRWSDFFTKSLKEKYDALRVPRERRNHWATLARDRDKWKNYWRPLDQFEDQRESRQRVRLLVGVILSLSRKQDVVYLGFRSLGWICVRGFTMAKIAFDIGFPEPGVWSISEIEQQGAAYPRLREQRSTNQQNQSSGMKDEESLDRLISTMAVFGDPPSKSWCYLFPPFPVIIKRSCLLKDNTIWEELDTASQFNSSKFPHAIEDVWTSIISVGFGQDRCSRSPGRTVELMGFCGLGNTISEPKREGKEDATTEEKKMQQDGLKIKYTNTSIWKKKRNPVIASKLLFRSYEKPKLIRIAIREGLLDYRELTDL